The Gadus macrocephalus chromosome 1, ASM3116895v1 DNA window ACATTCCTGATACATTTTTTCCAACCCGGAGGACATTTCTTGATAATCATATTGACACCAGATTGGTTTTTCAAGAGAAACCAACGGCACAGGGTTCTTTTTACATTCCAGACCTACCCATTTAATCTTGGATTGTATatcaacatatttatgtcaACTTTAGTTCTGTTCCACATAAGAAAAAGCATGTGTGGTAAGCAGTTCTTTTAAAAGTAGAGCCAAGCACAAGGCCTGCTTATGAAATGGGGCCGCTTTGAAGGGGGTGCACCGAAGATCAAATATAAAGGCTGGAAGGTTTTGTAAGACATTCTTTCAGTTTACCTTCAGTATACGGTTGAACACTGAACAAGATCCCTGCGGACGTCAGGACCGCAGTCGCTCACCAGAGACTCAACTGTTCAGAGTTCAACTGGACCTTAGACAAGGGATTCAAGAcccacctgttcagagttcacctggactcacCGAGACTCAAGGCTTACTGGTTCAAAGTTCACCTGGTCTCTGCACAGCTTCCGCCCTTACTCTCCTTAAcacacccctcttacacacttattgtgtgttgtaggcCCTGGCACTTATAATCAGTACtttgcattgtgtagcatcgTATCCTTGATATCTTGTTGTAGATGGGGAATAGGTTAAACCTAGCATTTATAAAGGCttgcttggttctatgaacatccttactgaacCGACAATAATTCTTTCACCTTCtgccaaattattttatgtcgctttggataaaagcgtctgctaaatgtaattCTAAAACATTGAGGCCACCAACACAAGTCCTATGTAGTGATGAGGAACACATCTCGGACATTGCTGGTAGGTTCAGGGATGGTAAATGATAAAGTTGTGAAATCCCAGAAATCTCACGCCTTAGAAAAAAAGCCTTAGATGGAGGCGGACATCCCCCTTACCCATGACGAGAATTCGTTTAGTTTCTGCATTTAAATGAGGTTTAACCAGTTTTTTGCTGTTATTTTCCACCCAGGCAGAATATTATCTTTATGAGATCACACAATGAGCAGGATCAACCATTCCCTCCCATCCCAATtaaaaatgtttcaaatgagTGACTGCTTTATACATTTAATGTTATGAAAGCAAGCTTATTTGATGTGAACAACAATGCAAACTATATCATATAAACAAATTACAGCAGTAGTCATCAATCTAAACGTAGGCATAGTCCAGCACTTGGGCCCCTTTAAGCCCCCCATGGTCCGGCGTCTCGGGTCGGCCAGTTGGACCCCTGGAGTAGGCCAGGTTGACCCCTGGAACTGTTCAATCTTCAGCCTGACCTTGAAGATAACTATTTTAATGAGTCAATCCTAGAACCCCATCTGCATCAGCCATTCCTTGATCTCCTTGTCGTAGTGTCCTTTGATCCGGATGCTCATGGTCACCTCGTTGACCTGCGTTGTGCGGTCGGTCCCTGTGAGCCGCTTCAAGAGCTCCTTCACGGCCCCGTCCAGCGCCCAGATGTCCCCCTCCACTCGGCGCAACACGGTGGTCCTGCGGTTGCCATGGGAGATGTCCGTATAGACGGGAATGTTGTGCATTCGTGACCGACGGACCATGTAAGGCAAAGACGGAGGCACGTCCGACGGAGGAGCCCAGCCAGACGGAGCAGGTCCGTCGTGTCGGGGCGGGACGGGGACCCGGGTCGGGGGGATCAGCCGCTCAACAAACATGTACTCCTTGGTCGTTTCCAGTGTCCCGCATGGTGGATTCTGTTCCCCGACAGCGACGCACATCGGCTGCAGCCGAATTACGGACGGAGCGGGCAGCTGGAAGGCACACCTAAGGACCCTGTGTATCATTTTGAAACGCAAGGTGAAGCAGGCAGACATGTTACACCTCCATTGACAGCGGAGCCGGAAGTGTTCTTTTCTCCATAGGCGGAGATTTTTGGAGCGGCACCCTCTGTCGGTGTGGAGTGTTTGCGCGCGACTAGATGACGCTGAGCTCTAATAGGTTAAGCTTGTTTTGCTGTTAATATGATGTACGTTATCTCAGAAATAATTGGACAAGGAGGTAatgtggaaaaa harbors:
- the mrpl49 gene encoding mitochondrial ribosomal protein L49 produces the protein MSACFTLRFKMIHRVLRCAFQLPAPSVIRLQPMCVAVGEQNPPCGTLETTKEYMFVERLIPPTRVPVPPRHDGPAPSGWAPPSDVPPSLPYMVRRSRMHNIPVYTDISHGNRRTTVLRRVEGDIWALDGAVKELLKRLTGTDRTTQVNEVTMSIRIKGHYDKEIKEWLMQMGF